From the genome of Alkalibaculum bacchi, one region includes:
- the larE gene encoding ATP-dependent sacrificial sulfur transferase LarE — translation MTLHEKYNRLKKILKEARSGAVAYSGGVDSTFLLTVAYDVLGDQVIGVTARSSTYPEREYNEAKSHAEKLGVRHITIVSEELEIEGFSKNPVNRCYFCKAELFSKVKSQADKYGLKHVFDGSNLDDTSDYRPGMKAAKEQGVISPLKEAGFTKDDIRKLSKELDVPTWDKPAFACLSSRFPYGKEITAEKLSMVEKAEQYLLDMGFRQIRVRHHDEIARIEVEPNERAKFFDVNKMDQIGNEFRKIGFKYVTLDILGYRTGSMNEVLSEEDKL, via the coding sequence ATGACATTACATGAAAAATATAATCGTTTAAAGAAAATACTAAAAGAAGCAAGAAGTGGAGCAGTAGCTTATTCTGGAGGAGTGGATAGTACTTTTTTATTGACAGTTGCTTATGATGTGTTGGGGGATCAAGTTATAGGTGTTACGGCTCGCTCTTCTACATATCCTGAGAGAGAATATAATGAGGCAAAGAGCCATGCAGAAAAATTAGGGGTAAGACATATTACTATCGTATCTGAAGAGCTAGAAATTGAAGGTTTTTCTAAAAATCCAGTAAACCGCTGTTATTTTTGTAAGGCAGAGCTTTTCTCAAAGGTCAAGTCACAGGCTGATAAGTATGGTTTGAAGCATGTCTTTGATGGCTCTAATTTGGATGATACAAGTGATTATAGACCAGGAATGAAGGCAGCTAAGGAGCAAGGGGTTATTAGTCCTCTAAAGGAAGCAGGATTTACAAAAGACGATATTCGAAAACTATCTAAAGAGCTTGATGTACCTACTTGGGATAAACCTGCTTTTGCTTGCCTTTCCTCAAGATTTCCCTATGGAAAAGAAATTACTGCAGAAAAACTCTCTATGGTAGAAAAGGCAGAACAGTATCTCTTAGATATGGGATTTAGACAAATAAGAGTAAGACACCACGATGAAATCGCCCGCATCGAAGTAGAGCCAAATGAAAGAGCAAAGTTTTTTGACGTAAATAAGATGGACCAAATCGGAAATGAATTTAGAAAAATTGGTTTTAAATACGTAACACTTGATATTTTAGGATATCGAACTGGAAGCATGAACGAAGTCCTTTCAGAAGAAGACAAATTATAG
- a CDS encoding ABC transporter ATP-binding protein, with amino-acid sequence MSILQAKNISFQYKKDRMILEDVNFSVNCGERVGLVAKSGYGKSTLAKILAGHLTQTKGTISIDEKAIEKKGFYPVQLIYQHPEKSINPKWKMKRALKENGDIDINLLEILGIKDIWMDRYPNELSGGELQRIAIARSITKDTKFLIADEITAMLDGITQAQIWQALMKIAEENHIGMAIITHNKALAEQICTRIVYLEEINKR; translated from the coding sequence ATGTCGATTTTGCAGGCAAAAAATATAAGCTTTCAGTATAAAAAAGATAGAATGATTTTAGAAGATGTCAACTTTAGCGTAAACTGTGGGGAGAGGGTAGGTTTAGTAGCTAAGAGTGGTTATGGAAAAAGCACCCTTGCAAAAATTCTAGCTGGACATTTAACGCAGACAAAGGGGACTATTTCTATAGATGAAAAAGCTATTGAAAAAAAAGGTTTTTACCCTGTACAGTTAATCTATCAACACCCTGAAAAATCCATAAATCCCAAGTGGAAAATGAAAAGAGCCTTAAAGGAAAACGGAGACATTGATATTAATTTACTAGAAATTTTAGGGATTAAAGATATTTGGATGGATCGTTATCCAAATGAGCTTTCGGGAGGAGAATTGCAGAGAATAGCGATTGCAAGATCTATTACAAAAGATACAAAATTTTTAATAGCAGATGAAATCACTGCCATGTTAGACGGTATTACACAAGCCCAAATATGGCAAGCATTAATGAAAATTGCAGAAGAAAATCATATAGGCATGGCCATAATCACACACAATAAGGCTCTAGCAGAGCAGATTTGTACACGAATTGTATATTTGGAAGAAATCAATAAAAGATAG
- a CDS encoding amino acid ABC transporter permease translates to MDFASMAQYAPLFVEGLKVTVQIAFVAVIIGAILGLFVALGRLSTNKVISFIATGYIQIIRGTPVLVQLYIIYYATYPLFGFNIPPYIAAVATFGLNSSAYVAEIIRAGIQAVDFGQMEAGRSLGLPHGMVMRYIIIPQAIKNILPALGNEFVVLLKETSVVSIIGTTDLVRQADIIKAATYSNFEPYIIIALIYIVLVLGLSTLINQLERRLKRSDYR, encoded by the coding sequence ATGGATTTTGCTTCAATGGCTCAGTATGCGCCACTGTTTGTGGAAGGTTTGAAGGTTACTGTTCAAATCGCCTTTGTGGCAGTAATTATTGGAGCCATTTTAGGTTTGTTTGTGGCCCTTGGGAGACTGTCGACTAATAAGGTAATTTCGTTTATAGCAACAGGTTATATACAAATTATTAGAGGAACTCCAGTACTAGTGCAATTATATATTATATATTATGCTACGTATCCACTTTTTGGATTTAATATTCCACCTTATATTGCAGCAGTAGCTACCTTTGGTTTGAATAGTTCAGCTTATGTAGCAGAAATTATTCGAGCAGGGATTCAGGCTGTAGATTTTGGACAAATGGAAGCTGGGCGTTCTTTAGGTTTGCCTCATGGTATGGTCATGAGATATATTATTATTCCCCAGGCAATCAAAAACATCTTGCCAGCTCTGGGAAATGAGTTTGTCGTTTTATTAAAAGAAACTTCTGTCGTGTCCATTATTGGAACGACTGATTTAGTGCGACAAGCAGATATCATTAAAGCTGCAACCTATAGTAATTTTGAGCCTTATATTATTATTGCACTTATTTATATTGTTTTGGTATTAGGTTTATCTACATTGATTAACCAATTGGAAAGGAGGTTGAAACGAAGTGATTACCGTTAA
- the mgsA gene encoding methylglyoxal synthase, which yields MNIALIAHDKKKDDMIKLALAYRNILKNHNLYATGTTGKRIIEETGLKVTRFKSGPLGGDQQIGAFVSEDKIDMVIFLRDPLTPQPHEPDVSALIRLSDVYEIPLATNIGTGELLLRGLGEGFLDWRNAHHLCSRL from the coding sequence TTGAATATTGCACTGATTGCACATGATAAGAAAAAAGATGATATGATTAAACTAGCACTTGCTTACAGAAATATTTTAAAAAATCACAATTTATATGCAACAGGAACAACTGGAAAGAGAATAATAGAGGAAACAGGTTTAAAAGTAACTCGTTTTAAATCTGGGCCACTTGGTGGGGATCAACAAATAGGCGCTTTCGTATCGGAAGATAAAATAGATATGGTGATTTTTTTAAGAGATCCTCTAACTCCACAACCCCATGAACCAGATGTAAGCGCATTAATTCGACTAAGTGATGTATATGAAATACCTTTGGCGACAAATATTGGCACAGGTGAACTATTGCTTAGAGGATTAGGAGAAGGATTTTTAGATTGGCGTAATGCACACCATCTATGTTCTAGGCTGTAA
- a CDS encoding amino acid ABC transporter ATP-binding protein — protein MITVKNLHKSFGNLQVLKGIDQEVKQGEVVVVIGPSGSGKSTFLRCINLLEQPTKGQIIIDGDDITDSKVNINKVREKVGMVFQHFNLFPHLTILENVTLAPIKLKGMSKEQATDLAKNLLKKVGLIDKIDTYPVQLSGGQKQRIAIARALAMEPEVMLFDEPTSALDPEMVKEVLSVMKDLALEGMTMMVVTHEMGFAREVGDRILFMDEGKVVEEASPDQLFNHPKHSRLKEFLSKVL, from the coding sequence GTGATTACCGTTAAAAATCTCCATAAATCCTTCGGAAACTTGCAAGTTCTCAAAGGAATCGATCAAGAAGTAAAGCAGGGAGAAGTAGTAGTCGTCATCGGTCCAAGCGGTTCAGGTAAGAGTACTTTTTTAAGATGTATCAATTTGCTTGAACAACCTACAAAAGGTCAGATCATCATTGATGGCGACGATATTACAGATTCTAAGGTAAACATTAACAAGGTAAGGGAAAAAGTAGGAATGGTATTTCAACACTTTAATCTTTTTCCTCATCTGACTATTTTAGAGAATGTGACCTTAGCACCTATAAAATTAAAGGGAATGTCAAAGGAACAAGCTACAGATTTAGCAAAGAATCTACTCAAAAAGGTAGGACTAATAGATAAGATTGACACTTATCCTGTTCAATTATCAGGTGGTCAAAAACAAAGAATTGCCATCGCTCGTGCCTTAGCCATGGAACCTGAAGTAATGCTCTTTGATGAGCCAACTTCAGCTCTTGATCCTGAAATGGTTAAAGAGGTACTAAGCGTTATGAAAGATTTAGCATTAGAAGGAATGACAATGATGGTGGTAACCCACGAAATGGGCTTTGCAAGAGAAGTTGGAGATCGAATTCTTTTTATGGATGAAGGCAAAGTAGTAGAAGAAGCGAGCCCTGATCAACTATTCAACCATCCAAAGCACTCTCGTTTAAAAGAGTTTTTGAGTAAAGTACTTTAA
- a CDS encoding basic amino acid ABC transporter substrate-binding protein: MKMKKGLITLLIVALMIALVGCNSNETTEKEEGQGENTSKRTLTVGTSADFPPFETIDTKGEIVGFDIDLVKEIGKELDAEIVLENTEFSGLVAAVQTGKIDLAISGMSVDKERAKKVNFSDPYYEAYQTLVVKSDSEGIKNMDELTGKIVGSQLGTTSDDVIMTFEGVEVKKYNKATDAIQDLKNGRINAVIIEDSIASEFVAKNTELKIVTPEGLNTETVPFAMALPKDSDDLLKEVNEALQSIKESGKYDELLSKWNLVKFEK, encoded by the coding sequence ATGAAAATGAAAAAAGGATTAATCACATTACTTATTGTTGCACTTATGATTGCCTTAGTTGGCTGTAATAGCAACGAAACAACTGAAAAAGAAGAAGGACAAGGTGAAAATACAAGTAAAAGAACTCTTACTGTTGGTACAAGTGCAGATTTTCCACCTTTTGAGACGATTGATACAAAAGGGGAAATCGTAGGCTTTGATATTGACCTTGTAAAAGAAATCGGAAAAGAATTAGATGCTGAAATTGTACTTGAAAATACAGAATTTAGCGGTTTAGTTGCTGCAGTGCAAACTGGAAAAATCGACTTAGCAATTTCAGGAATGTCTGTAGATAAAGAGAGAGCAAAAAAGGTAAATTTCTCTGATCCATATTATGAAGCGTATCAAACTTTAGTCGTAAAATCTGATTCAGAAGGGATAAAAAACATGGACGAACTTACAGGTAAGATAGTAGGTTCTCAGCTGGGTACTACCAGTGATGATGTCATTATGACATTCGAAGGAGTTGAAGTCAAAAAATACAATAAAGCAACAGATGCAATACAAGACTTGAAAAATGGTCGAATTAATGCAGTAATTATTGAAGATTCTATTGCTTCTGAATTTGTTGCAAAGAATACTGAACTAAAAATTGTTACTCCTGAAGGTTTAAACACAGAAACTGTGCCTTTTGCTATGGCGCTACCCAAAGACAGTGATGATTTATTAAAAGAAGTAAATGAAGCTTTACAAAGCATAAAAGAATCTGGAAAATATGATGAGTTACTTTCTAAATGGAACCTAGTTAAATTCGAGAAATAA
- a CDS encoding ABC transporter permease, producing the protein MNITHYIIKNFMKMILLIVLVSVVTFTLAVNSPIDPIRQYIGTGTVTDEQRDSIEEYWGVNDTKVERFVKWSTNLLHGDFGDSIIFRKGVLSVIWEKAGSSLFLMLSTFTLTGILGYVIGLFMGRFRDSIGDRILKSICITFSATPTFWVGMLMLIIFSVKLGIFPIGFSMPVGVSADEVRIFDKIYHTILPALTLTLVFIPNIALHTRSKVIEVLESDYVLFARARGESQKSIMKNHVIKNTVLPAITIQFGSFSEIFGGSVLAENVFSYPGLGTTIVAAGLGGDIPLLLGITIIISIFVFVGNFIADLLHIFINPMIREEEI; encoded by the coding sequence ATGAACATAACCCATTACATCATTAAAAACTTTATGAAAATGATTTTGCTTATTGTATTAGTTTCGGTTGTAACTTTTACTTTAGCAGTAAATTCACCTATTGACCCTATAAGACAGTACATAGGAACGGGAACCGTAACTGATGAGCAAAGAGATTCTATTGAAGAGTATTGGGGGGTAAATGATACAAAGGTGGAGAGATTTGTAAAATGGTCTACAAATCTCCTCCACGGAGATTTTGGAGATTCCATTATCTTTCGAAAAGGGGTATTAAGTGTAATATGGGAGAAGGCCGGAAGCTCCCTCTTCTTAATGTTAAGCACATTTACTTTAACAGGGATCTTAGGATATGTAATAGGATTATTTATGGGGAGATTTCGTGATTCTATAGGAGATCGAATATTAAAATCCATATGTATAACCTTTTCTGCTACACCTACCTTTTGGGTAGGTATGCTCATGTTGATTATATTTTCTGTAAAGCTAGGGATTTTTCCTATTGGATTTAGTATGCCTGTAGGTGTTAGTGCTGATGAAGTCCGTATATTTGATAAAATTTATCATACGATTCTCCCAGCTCTTACCCTAACCTTAGTATTTATCCCTAATATAGCACTGCATACTAGAAGCAAAGTCATTGAAGTTTTAGAAAGTGATTATGTACTATTTGCAAGGGCTAGAGGAGAAAGCCAAAAATCGATTATGAAAAACCATGTCATAAAGAATACAGTCCTTCCTGCAATTACCATTCAATTCGGTTCCTTTAGTGAAATATTTGGAGGGAGTGTTTTGGCAGAAAATGTATTTTCCTATCCGGGGTTAGGCACTACTATTGTAGCAGCAGGTCTAGGCGGAGATATTCCCTTATTGCTTGGCATCACAATTATTATTTCCATATTCGTTTTTGTTGGTAATTTTATAGCAGATCTTCTCCACATATTTATTAATCCAATGATTCGAGAGGAGGAGATATAG
- the larB gene encoding nickel pincer cofactor biosynthesis protein LarB has protein sequence MSEESLRNLLEDIKSDKVSIDEAIESLRQLPYKDLGFAKVDHHRELRQGYPEVIYCAGKTPEQVQSIVEAMISRGSNIIGTRADETMFNVVKEICDKAIYHKSCKMITIENHKITLTNSYIAVVTGGTSDIPVAEEAAITAEILGNKVERVYDVGVAGIHRLFDKLDIITGAKVVIAVAGMEGALASVLGGLVSKPVLAVPTSVGYGANFGGLAALLAMLNSCASGTAVVNIDNGFGAGYMASIINQL, from the coding sequence ATGAGTGAAGAGTCTTTAAGAAATTTATTGGAAGATATTAAGTCGGATAAAGTAAGTATCGATGAGGCCATAGAAAGCTTAAGGCAATTGCCTTATAAGGACCTAGGCTTTGCAAAGGTAGATCATCATCGTGAATTAAGACAAGGTTATCCTGAAGTGATCTACTGTGCAGGAAAGACGCCAGAGCAGGTTCAAAGCATTGTGGAGGCTATGATTTCAAGAGGAAGCAATATTATCGGCACAAGGGCTGATGAAACCATGTTTAATGTAGTCAAAGAAATTTGCGATAAAGCCATTTACCATAAGTCCTGCAAGATGATTACAATTGAAAACCATAAGATTACTCTAACAAATTCCTATATTGCCGTAGTAACTGGGGGTACATCGGATATCCCAGTCGCTGAAGAAGCAGCTATAACCGCAGAAATCTTAGGAAATAAAGTGGAAAGAGTCTATGATGTAGGAGTAGCAGGGATACACAGATTATTTGATAAATTAGACATTATTACTGGCGCAAAGGTAGTCATCGCTGTAGCAGGCATGGAAGGTGCACTGGCAAGCGTATTAGGAGGTTTAGTATCCAAGCCTGTTTTAGCTGTTCCAACTAGTGTTGGTTATGGTGCTAATTTTGGCGGATTAGCCGCACTTTTAGCCATGTTAAACAGTTGTGCCAGCGGGACAGCTGTAGTCAATATCGACAATGGCTTTGGCGCAGGATATATGGCAAGTATAATCAATCAATTATAA
- a CDS encoding ABC transporter permease, protein MVIVAFVLLIMISGSMITDEMLAPDFSQKNQLPSLKHLFGTDWLGRDMFLRTIKGLQNSIIIGSIASIISSIIALIVGGLAGTMPKWVDHIVRISIDLVMGIPHLILIILISVLAGRGVRGLLIGIALTHWTSLARIVRSEVLQVRNDHYVLISRRFGKSNFYIFKEHMIPIVLPQYIIGLVLTFPHAILHEAAVTFLGFGLSPEAPAIGIILSESMKYLVNGVWHLAFFPGLSLVLLVLLINKLGDNLSLLLNPHLARE, encoded by the coding sequence ATGGTTATAGTAGCTTTTGTGTTATTAATCATGATTTCAGGCTCAATGATAACGGATGAAATGTTAGCCCCTGATTTTTCACAAAAGAATCAACTGCCTTCTCTAAAGCATTTGTTTGGAACAGATTGGTTGGGAAGAGATATGTTTTTGCGAACGATCAAAGGATTACAAAACAGCATTATTATCGGTTCTATAGCTTCTATAATAAGTTCAATCATCGCTTTAATCGTAGGAGGCTTAGCTGGAACCATGCCTAAATGGGTAGATCATATCGTTCGAATTTCCATCGATTTGGTAATGGGTATTCCTCACTTAATTCTTATCATTTTAATTTCAGTACTTGCAGGCCGAGGGGTGAGAGGATTGCTCATAGGAATAGCCTTGACCCACTGGACATCCTTAGCACGAATTGTGCGAAGTGAAGTCCTTCAAGTTCGTAATGACCACTATGTATTGATATCGAGAAGGTTTGGAAAGAGCAATTTTTATATTTTTAAAGAGCATATGATACCTATTGTCTTACCTCAGTATATTATTGGATTAGTGTTGACTTTTCCCCATGCAATCCTTCACGAAGCAGCTGTGACTTTCTTAGGATTTGGATTATCTCCTGAGGCACCAGCAATTGGTATTATTCTATCTGAAAGTATGAAGTATTTAGTTAATGGAGTATGGCATTTGGCTTTTTTTCCAGGTTTGTCTTTAGTATTATTAGTACTTTTAATAAACAAATTAGGGGATAATTTATCCCTACTCTTAAATCCTCATTTAGCTCGTGAATAA
- a CDS encoding ABC transporter substrate-binding protein: MKKGLISVILITIMVLSLLVGCSSQQTNAKKDENNEKEVKKDSIVMAIGSEPDGGFDPVIGWGRYGSPLIQSTLVETNADMKIVGDLAKDYTVSEDGLTLTFNLRDDAYFTDGEQVTANDVVFTYESSKTSNSIVDFTVLDKISAKDDFTVEMKLKKPESTFIYSIAKTGIVPEHAYSKTYGDNPIGSGPFKFVQWDKGQQLVLEANEDYYGTVPEMKKVTVLFMTEDTALVAAKAGQLDVAMTVPSLATDEIKGMTIYKAATIDNRGLTLPVVPAEGKKTEGGYPIGNNVTSDIAIRKALSYGINREKLVDEVLNGYGTPAYTESDGMPWFNEESKIKYDVEKAKKILEEAGWVDKDNDGIREKGDQKAEFNLIYSSGDSVRQGLALAATAQAKELGISIIVEGMSWDEIDKRMYEDAVLMGWGDQNPMETYLLYHSSNKGQPNYYNPENFDNPIVDKYLEEALKTSDQEKANELWKKVQWDGKTGTSALGEAPWVWLVNVDHLYYIREGLDVGEQKIHPHGHAWPLVANLRDWKWTE; this comes from the coding sequence TTGAAAAAAGGTTTAATCAGTGTAATATTAATTACAATCATGGTACTCAGTTTACTTGTAGGATGTTCTAGCCAACAAACGAATGCTAAGAAAGATGAAAACAATGAAAAAGAAGTAAAAAAAGATTCTATAGTCATGGCTATAGGTTCAGAGCCTGATGGAGGATTCGATCCAGTTATTGGCTGGGGAAGGTACGGTAGCCCATTGATTCAAAGTACTCTTGTAGAAACAAATGCAGATATGAAAATTGTAGGGGATTTAGCTAAAGATTATACCGTTAGTGAAGACGGCTTAACCCTTACTTTTAATCTTAGGGATGATGCTTATTTTACAGATGGAGAGCAAGTTACAGCAAATGATGTAGTCTTTACTTATGAAAGTTCAAAGACAAGTAATTCTATTGTGGATTTTACTGTATTAGATAAAATTTCTGCAAAAGATGATTTTACAGTAGAAATGAAATTAAAAAAACCAGAATCTACATTTATTTATAGCATTGCAAAGACAGGTATTGTTCCAGAACACGCTTATTCTAAAACTTATGGAGACAATCCTATAGGAAGTGGACCTTTTAAATTTGTTCAATGGGACAAAGGACAACAACTAGTCCTTGAAGCCAATGAAGATTACTATGGCACTGTTCCTGAAATGAAAAAAGTAACGGTTTTATTCATGACAGAAGACACAGCATTAGTAGCTGCAAAAGCTGGTCAGCTAGATGTAGCTATGACTGTACCAAGTCTTGCTACAGACGAAATCAAAGGTATGACCATATATAAGGCAGCTACCATCGATAATAGAGGACTTACACTTCCCGTAGTTCCTGCTGAAGGCAAAAAAACAGAAGGCGGTTACCCAATAGGCAATAATGTCACTTCTGATATTGCCATTCGAAAAGCATTGTCTTATGGCATTAACCGAGAAAAATTAGTAGACGAAGTTTTAAATGGATACGGTACTCCTGCGTATACAGAGTCTGATGGTATGCCATGGTTTAATGAAGAATCAAAAATTAAATACGATGTAGAAAAAGCAAAAAAAATATTAGAAGAAGCTGGGTGGGTCGATAAAGACAATGACGGCATTCGAGAAAAAGGAGATCAAAAAGCAGAATTTAATCTTATTTACTCTTCTGGTGATTCTGTAAGACAAGGTCTTGCTTTAGCAGCTACTGCTCAGGCAAAGGAATTAGGCATTTCTATTATAGTAGAAGGCATGAGTTGGGATGAAATTGATAAGAGAATGTATGAAGATGCTGTACTAATGGGATGGGGAGATCAAAACCCTATGGAAACATATCTATTGTATCACAGCAGCAATAAAGGACAACCAAACTACTATAATCCAGAGAATTTTGATAATCCTATTGTAGACAAATACTTAGAAGAAGCTTTGAAAACATCAGATCAAGAAAAGGCAAACGAATTATGGAAAAAGGTACAGTGGGACGGAAAAACAGGAACATCTGCTTTAGGCGAGGCACCTTGGGTTTGGCTTGTAAATGTTGATCACTTATATTATATAAGAGAAGGCCTTGACGTAGGAGAACAAAAAATACATCCTCACGGTCATGCTTGGCCATTGGTGGCAAATTTAAGAGATTGGAAATGGACAGAATAA
- a CDS encoding ABC transporter ATP-binding protein, producing MKRPLLEINNLSVGFKINGSKQKQSWAVNDLSIRAYPGEILTIVGASGSGKSVLASAILGLLPGNAISSGEIIYDGKNVDKKLLDELRGEEITFIPQSISSLDPLVKVGKQVRNFASDDETIKKQRKIFKEFGLNRSVEKSYPFQLSGGMARRVLISTTMMKNPRLIIADEPTPGLDIQSAKKTMDYFKSFAKKDKAVILITHDIDLAIHYSDKLAIFYGGEIVEITKARYFHHGIQYLKHPYTRALYRSLPTNGFKPIPGSQPIPDKENQGCIFRDRCECKEQICDHSVNTQKFEDEMVRCNVDFAGKKYKLSV from the coding sequence ATGAAAAGACCATTACTTGAAATAAATAATTTATCTGTTGGATTTAAAATCAACGGATCAAAACAAAAGCAAAGTTGGGCTGTTAATGACTTATCTATAAGAGCCTATCCAGGTGAAATACTCACTATTGTAGGGGCTAGTGGCAGTGGAAAGAGCGTTTTAGCAAGTGCTATCTTAGGATTATTACCGGGTAATGCCATATCAAGTGGAGAAATTATTTACGATGGAAAAAATGTAGATAAAAAATTACTTGATGAACTTAGAGGCGAAGAAATCACATTTATTCCACAGAGCATTTCTTCCTTAGATCCATTGGTAAAAGTAGGAAAGCAAGTAAGAAATTTTGCCTCAGATGACGAAACCATAAAAAAACAGAGAAAAATCTTTAAAGAATTTGGATTGAACAGAAGCGTGGAAAAGTCATACCCTTTTCAGTTGTCGGGAGGAATGGCTCGAAGAGTGCTTATCTCGACAACAATGATGAAAAATCCTAGGTTGATTATAGCGGATGAACCAACGCCAGGCCTAGATATTCAATCCGCTAAGAAAACCATGGATTATTTTAAAAGTTTCGCAAAGAAAGATAAAGCCGTCATATTGATTACCCACGATATCGATTTGGCCATTCATTACTCAGATAAATTAGCTATTTTCTATGGAGGAGAAATTGTTGAAATAACAAAGGCAAGGTATTTTCACCATGGAATCCAATATCTAAAACATCCTTATACGAGAGCATTATATAGATCACTTCCAACAAACGGTTTTAAGCCTATACCAGGTTCTCAACCAATTCCTGATAAAGAGAATCAAGGTTGTATATTTAGGGATCGATGTGAGTGCAAGGAGCAAATCTGTGATCATAGCGTAAATACTCAAAAATTTGAAGATGAAATGGTGAGATGTAATGTCGATTTTGCAGGCAAAAAATATAAGCTTTCAGTATAA